One window of the Halobacteriovorax sp. JY17 genome contains the following:
- the rsmH gene encoding 16S rRNA (cytosine(1402)-N(4))-methyltransferase RsmH, with product MTYKKHYSVLNKEVVDILSENCEQLENINFADMTFGAGGHTFALATEVNKCRVYSVDQDPDALKNGLKNIEELNLKEYVFLNDMNFEEFPEFIKDKHPDLKFNGIIADLGVSSHHFDEGERGFSFRFDAPLDMRMDSDNDEVETAAYIINNYSKEDLENIFFRYGEEKFTHRIVKSILEKREIAPIETTKQLEQLIIDCYPKKLQFGKTNPATKCFQALRIKVNKELDVLERVIPGLINLLDENGRLAIITFHSLEDRIVKNLFKDALQGDIPYELYNKKPIVPSHGELEENPRSRSAKLRVICKIKEKKSKNKYAQFSKIGENR from the coding sequence ATGACGTATAAAAAGCACTACTCAGTATTGAATAAAGAAGTTGTGGATATTCTCAGTGAAAACTGTGAACAACTTGAAAATATAAACTTTGCAGACATGACTTTTGGAGCTGGAGGGCACACGTTCGCACTCGCAACTGAGGTTAATAAGTGTCGTGTCTATAGTGTTGATCAAGATCCCGATGCTCTCAAAAATGGTCTGAAAAATATTGAAGAGTTAAATCTAAAAGAATATGTTTTTTTAAACGATATGAACTTTGAAGAGTTTCCAGAATTTATTAAAGATAAGCACCCAGACTTAAAATTCAATGGAATTATTGCAGACCTTGGAGTTTCTAGTCATCATTTTGATGAAGGTGAAAGAGGATTCTCTTTTAGGTTTGATGCTCCTCTCGATATGCGCATGGACTCTGATAACGATGAAGTAGAGACAGCTGCTTATATAATTAACAATTATTCGAAAGAAGACTTAGAAAATATATTTTTTCGTTATGGAGAAGAGAAATTTACACATCGAATTGTTAAGAGCATTTTAGAGAAAAGAGAAATTGCCCCTATAGAAACCACTAAACAACTAGAGCAGTTGATAATAGATTGCTATCCAAAGAAGTTACAATTTGGAAAAACTAATCCAGCAACAAAATGTTTTCAGGCCTTAAGAATTAAAGTTAATAAAGAATTAGATGTTTTAGAGAGAGTAATTCCCGGTCTTATAAATTTACTTGATGAAAATGGTCGCTTGGCAATAATCACATTTCACTCGTTAGAAGATAGAATTGTAAAAAATCTCTTTAAAGACGCTCTGCAGGGAGATATTCCTTATGAGTTATACAATAAGAAGCCGATCGTCCCATCTCATGGGGAGTTAGAGGAAAATCCTCGCTCTAGAAGTGCAAAGCTAAGAGTGATTTGTAAAATAAAAGAGAAAAAATCAAAGAATAAGTATGCACAATTTTCAAAAATAGGTGAAAATAGATAG
- the mraY gene encoding phospho-N-acetylmuramoyl-pentapeptide-transferase — MLYHFLYPLSQDISAFNIFRYITFRTFAAFLIATIVSIIWGRFFINFMKRKQFGQVVRDDGPQSHLKKAGTPTMGGVLIIGTIMLSMAFCANFMSIPVLTTLSVTLSYFVLGFFDDYLKVMKKNSDGISAKGKLLWQFATALIAGYFLISRGVIDTSLYLPFVKGPVLDLGWYYILFIGVVVVGSSNAVNLTDGLDGLAIGPIITSAASLGIIAYAAGHREIAGYLYIPYVEDIGELMVISAAIIGAGVGFLWYNSYPAQIFMGDVGSLSLGGTLGIVAVLTKSEVLFVIIGGIFVIEAVSVILQVASYKMRKKRIFKMAPIHHHFELKGWPEPKVIVRFWIISIFLAMFAIATLKMR; from the coding sequence ATGCTCTATCATTTTTTATATCCTCTGAGTCAGGATATTTCAGCTTTTAATATCTTTAGATATATTACGTTTCGTACATTTGCGGCTTTTTTAATTGCGACAATTGTTTCAATTATTTGGGGGCGATTCTTCATTAATTTTATGAAGCGCAAGCAGTTTGGACAAGTTGTTCGAGATGATGGCCCGCAGAGTCATTTAAAGAAAGCTGGAACACCTACAATGGGTGGAGTTCTAATTATTGGAACTATTATGTTGTCGATGGCCTTTTGTGCTAACTTCATGTCGATCCCAGTCTTAACGACTCTTAGCGTAACACTATCCTATTTTGTTCTTGGTTTTTTTGATGATTATTTAAAAGTAATGAAAAAGAACTCTGATGGAATTTCTGCCAAAGGAAAGCTCTTGTGGCAATTTGCAACAGCTTTGATCGCTGGTTACTTCTTAATTTCTAGAGGAGTGATTGATACAAGTCTTTATCTTCCTTTTGTGAAGGGGCCGGTATTAGACCTCGGTTGGTACTATATTCTCTTTATTGGTGTTGTCGTAGTTGGTTCGAGCAACGCCGTGAATCTAACAGATGGATTAGATGGCCTAGCAATTGGTCCAATAATCACCAGTGCTGCTAGTTTGGGGATTATTGCTTATGCGGCAGGTCACAGAGAAATTGCAGGATATCTCTATATTCCCTACGTTGAAGATATTGGCGAATTGATGGTTATTTCTGCGGCCATAATAGGTGCCGGTGTAGGCTTTCTATGGTACAACTCTTATCCAGCGCAAATTTTTATGGGTGATGTTGGTTCGTTGAGTCTTGGGGGAACCCTAGGAATCGTTGCGGTTCTAACGAAGAGTGAAGTCTTATTCGTAATAATTGGTGGAATTTTTGTCATCGAAGCAGTCTCTGTAATCTTACAAGTAGCTTCATACAAAATGAGGAAGAAGAGAATTTTTAAAATGGCTCCAATACATCATCACTTTGAATTAAAGGGATGGCCGGAACCAAAAGTGATAGTAAGATTTTGGATTATTAGTATTTTTCTAGCAATGTTTGCAATAGCAACATTGAAGATGAGGTAA
- a CDS encoding penicillin-binding transpeptidase domain-containing protein, whose protein sequence is MESSKTKIKISFFVFLGLFSAILVKAFIVQVVDKDLLLSKAKKQFFRERTTYPKRGNILDRNGNPLAINVQTYSIFTIPKNLKGDYSTYKKVSKIVPSLTYDKILSIIKKRKKFTFLARKIELSSDQVQELKELKGVHIEAVAKRYYPNHELSSQTIGFVGIDNVGLSGIEYAFDEQLRGKPKITKYVIDRKGRPIKFESTQVGSGAKDIVLSIDKDLQSIAEKALKDAVEEFGAIRGGFGVMNAETGEVLAMGNYPNFDPNIPHKSPSKNKKLAFITDPFEPGSTFKALTIASALEHKVARPDTNYYCEQGKLRVEGHTISEAEAKKKFEWLSVTEILQHSSNVGTTKIAFDLTYPKLKETLKKFKIGEKTGIELAGESRGIFNDEENVSPLSLSNISFGQGVATTGIQMLSAYSAISNGGYYIKPTILKREKSEISEEDKTQIIDFQTSRELKEMLVQAVEDGTGGRARIPYFTIAGKTSTAQRSDQQGGYSGYIPGFLGFPIGTKDKFTVYVYVDKPEKGKSYYGGTVAGPVFKKIAQYILYKDRNLGNLTVKKKFNTTSSFDTVRIKHSSTRIIKGGVPNFEGLDKKSASRLAKKLGLRIIHNGIGVVSSQIPDVGVKVEGETLVRLYYKPPSYE, encoded by the coding sequence ATGGAAAGTAGTAAAACGAAAATTAAAATTTCTTTCTTTGTTTTTCTAGGGTTGTTTTCAGCAATTCTTGTAAAAGCATTTATTGTCCAAGTGGTAGACAAGGATCTGCTACTCTCAAAAGCCAAGAAGCAATTCTTTAGGGAGAGAACCACTTATCCTAAAAGAGGAAATATCTTAGATCGTAATGGAAATCCATTAGCGATCAACGTTCAAACCTATAGTATTTTTACAATACCAAAGAATTTAAAAGGTGATTATTCGACCTATAAGAAAGTCTCAAAAATAGTACCTAGCCTTACCTATGACAAAATTCTTTCAATAATTAAAAAGAGAAAAAAGTTTACATTCTTAGCGAGAAAAATCGAATTATCATCTGATCAAGTTCAAGAGCTAAAAGAACTTAAAGGTGTTCACATTGAGGCCGTTGCCAAAAGATATTATCCAAACCATGAACTTTCGAGTCAGACAATTGGGTTTGTAGGTATTGATAACGTAGGGCTTTCTGGAATTGAATATGCTTTTGATGAGCAATTAAGAGGAAAGCCAAAAATTACAAAATATGTAATCGATAGAAAAGGGCGTCCAATAAAATTTGAAAGTACGCAAGTTGGTAGTGGAGCTAAAGATATAGTTCTTTCAATTGATAAGGACCTTCAATCTATAGCAGAAAAAGCATTAAAAGATGCAGTTGAAGAATTTGGAGCGATTAGGGGTGGTTTTGGAGTTATGAATGCGGAGACTGGTGAAGTTCTTGCAATGGGTAATTACCCAAACTTTGATCCAAATATTCCACATAAATCACCTTCAAAGAATAAGAAACTCGCTTTTATTACTGATCCATTTGAGCCAGGTTCAACATTTAAGGCCTTAACAATTGCTTCTGCTCTAGAACATAAAGTTGCAAGACCAGATACGAATTACTACTGCGAGCAAGGAAAGCTTAGAGTTGAGGGGCATACAATAAGTGAAGCGGAAGCGAAGAAGAAGTTTGAATGGCTTTCTGTGACTGAAATTCTTCAACATTCTTCAAATGTGGGAACAACTAAAATTGCCTTTGACTTAACGTATCCAAAATTAAAAGAAACTTTAAAGAAGTTTAAGATTGGAGAAAAAACGGGAATTGAACTTGCCGGTGAGTCGAGAGGAATTTTCAATGATGAAGAAAATGTATCACCTTTAAGTTTGAGTAATATTAGTTTTGGTCAAGGTGTTGCAACGACAGGTATTCAAATGCTTTCTGCATACTCTGCAATTAGTAACGGTGGTTATTATATAAAACCAACAATCTTAAAAAGAGAGAAATCTGAAATTTCTGAAGAAGATAAGACGCAAATAATAGACTTCCAAACGTCTAGAGAATTAAAAGAAATGCTAGTTCAAGCAGTTGAAGATGGAACAGGCGGAAGAGCTAGAATTCCATACTTTACTATTGCAGGTAAAACATCTACAGCTCAAAGGTCTGATCAACAAGGTGGATATAGTGGTTATATTCCAGGCTTTCTAGGTTTTCCGATTGGGACAAAGGATAAGTTTACAGTTTACGTCTATGTAGATAAGCCGGAGAAGGGAAAGTCTTATTACGGTGGAACAGTTGCTGGACCTGTTTTTAAGAAAATTGCACAGTATATCCTTTATAAAGATAGAAACCTCGGAAACTTAACAGTTAAAAAGAAATTTAATACAACAAGCTCTTTTGATACTGTTCGTATTAAACACTCTTCAACTCGTATCATTAAAGGTGGAGTTCCAAACTTTGAAGGCCTAGATAAGAAGTCAGCAAGTCGATTGGCGAAGAAGTTAGGTCTGAGAATTATTCATAATGGTATTGGAGTGGTATCTTCTCAAATCCCAGATGTAGGTGTAAAAGTTGAAGGTGAAACTTTAGTAAGACTTTATTACAAACCACCGAGCTATGAATAA
- the mtnP gene encoding S-methyl-5'-thioadenosine phosphorylase — translation MASKAIGIIGGSGVYNIEGIEIIQEHYIETPFGEPSDRIIEAKIDGILFYFLPRHGRNHHVLPHEVNYCANVYALKTMGVEYLISVSAVGSLKEECPPTMMVLPDQFIDWTKGGRRRTFFGEGIVGHVSTACPIETNLQKLLADSCKEAGADHKVGGSYICIEGPQFSSKAESNIYRSFGATVIGMTNVPEAYLAKEAGMAYATLAMVTDYDCWREEEHCSVEEILKVMKTNNQTAQKIIKSALKRLDENRFDFVKENTFAIMTPDDAMNSKQKEICKVLKA, via the coding sequence ATGGCCAGTAAAGCAATTGGAATCATTGGTGGAAGTGGAGTTTACAATATTGAAGGTATTGAAATTATACAAGAGCATTATATTGAAACACCTTTCGGAGAGCCTTCGGATAGAATAATTGAAGCTAAAATTGATGGAATATTATTTTATTTTTTACCGCGTCACGGGCGGAATCATCACGTTCTCCCTCATGAAGTTAATTATTGCGCCAATGTCTATGCGCTAAAAACTATGGGCGTTGAGTATTTAATTTCTGTCTCTGCAGTTGGATCGTTGAAAGAGGAGTGCCCTCCGACAATGATGGTTCTTCCTGATCAATTTATTGATTGGACTAAAGGTGGAAGAAGAAGAACGTTCTTTGGGGAAGGCATTGTAGGCCATGTGTCGACAGCCTGCCCGATTGAAACTAACTTACAAAAATTATTAGCAGACTCTTGTAAAGAAGCAGGCGCTGATCATAAAGTTGGAGGAAGCTATATTTGTATCGAGGGACCTCAGTTTTCATCAAAGGCGGAATCTAATATTTATAGAAGCTTTGGAGCAACGGTTATTGGTATGACAAACGTTCCAGAGGCTTACCTGGCTAAAGAAGCTGGTATGGCCTATGCCACATTAGCTATGGTTACGGATTATGATTGCTGGAGAGAAGAGGAGCACTGCTCTGTTGAAGAAATTTTAAAAGTTATGAAAACAAATAATCAGACGGCGCAGAAAATTATCAAATCAGCACTTAAGAGATTAGATGAGAATAGATTTGATTTTGTAAAAGAAAATACTTTTGCAATAATGACCCCTGATGATGCGATGAACTCTAAGCAAAAAGAAATTTGCAAAGTACTTAAGGCGTAA
- a CDS encoding ADP-ribosylation factor-like protein, whose amino-acid sequence MSFVNYHSKEINCKIVYYGPGLGGKTTNIQHVYQKTSGDSKGKIISLNNENERTLFFDFLPLDLGEIRGFKTRFHLYTVPGQVFYEASRKLILRGVDGVVFVADSQVERLDANIESLKSLESNLLEQGYDMSQIPIIMQWNKRDLPNVMSAEDLSEKLNKWNLQEFEGVATQGTGVFESLKHISKLVLMNLKSGVE is encoded by the coding sequence ATGTCTTTTGTGAATTATCATTCAAAAGAAATTAACTGTAAAATTGTTTACTATGGTCCAGGCCTTGGTGGAAAAACAACAAATATACAACACGTTTATCAAAAAACTTCTGGGGACTCGAAAGGAAAAATCATTTCATTAAATAATGAAAATGAAAGAACTCTCTTCTTCGATTTCCTTCCATTAGATCTTGGTGAAATTCGTGGGTTTAAAACGAGATTTCATCTTTACACTGTTCCGGGACAAGTTTTCTATGAAGCAAGTCGAAAGTTAATTCTTCGAGGTGTTGATGGGGTTGTCTTTGTTGCAGATTCTCAAGTTGAAAGATTAGACGCAAATATTGAAAGTTTAAAAAGTCTTGAAAGTAATCTATTAGAGCAAGGTTATGATATGTCTCAAATTCCAATCATCATGCAGTGGAATAAACGCGACCTTCCAAATGTTATGAGTGCAGAAGACTTGTCAGAGAAATTAAATAAATGGAATCTTCAAGAGTTTGAAGGAGTAGCAACTCAAGGGACAGGCGTCTTTGAATCTTTAAAACATATTAGTAAATTAGTTCTTATGAATTTGAAAAGCGGTGTTGAGTAA
- the murD gene encoding UDP-N-acetylmuramoyl-L-alanine--D-glutamate ligase: protein MERFQGKKILIVGIGKTGFTLIHFFNKVGCDIKVTDIKPIFDLNKAVKKLKKIQPAPQMTFGEHREDDFLEADVIVYCSAVNPELPQLELARQNGKEVYSEFALGNILCRKPIIAVCGSQGRTTVAHMIGYTLKLDGKNVFIGGTSESSFIEYSMLPNKDEIDYVVVEVSSIQMRKLTNFHPRLVVFTNISENYPEKHFNSVGEYIETKLSIIKTLSPDDTLVVNFDQLANNTFFRNANCQTYWYSRKSFVTMGVINEIQGTHFHDRRIHSNINYHSEFKVNQMRIVGQNNRENLLAAITACKALEVSDKSIQTCITKFPGIPHRLEFLMEKNGVDFYNDSKAENMKDLCTSIKAFKKQVILIAGGKDVEDFDFEPYASDIIEHTRVVVLVGESKERMNRALQEHTQTFIVGSFEESILLAYQKSRTGDVILLSPGNEASDFFRDYEERGSYFKKLVYQL, encoded by the coding sequence ATGGAACGTTTTCAAGGTAAAAAGATCCTCATTGTTGGCATTGGAAAAACAGGCTTTACGCTTATTCATTTTTTCAACAAAGTTGGATGTGACATTAAAGTTACAGACATAAAGCCAATCTTTGATTTAAATAAAGCAGTTAAAAAACTTAAGAAAATTCAACCAGCTCCTCAAATGACTTTTGGAGAGCATAGAGAGGACGACTTCTTAGAAGCGGATGTTATTGTTTATTGTTCAGCAGTAAACCCTGAGCTTCCTCAACTTGAGCTTGCTCGTCAAAACGGAAAAGAAGTTTACTCTGAGTTTGCACTTGGAAATATTCTTTGTAGAAAGCCAATTATTGCAGTCTGTGGAAGCCAAGGTAGAACAACTGTTGCGCATATGATTGGTTATACGCTTAAGCTAGATGGAAAGAATGTCTTTATTGGTGGAACTTCTGAAAGTTCATTCATTGAGTATTCAATGCTTCCAAATAAAGATGAAATTGATTACGTAGTAGTAGAGGTATCTTCTATTCAGATGAGAAAGCTTACAAACTTTCACCCACGACTAGTTGTATTCACTAATATTTCAGAAAACTATCCAGAAAAACATTTTAATTCTGTTGGTGAGTATATTGAGACGAAGCTAAGTATTATTAAAACTCTATCACCAGATGATACTCTTGTTGTTAACTTTGATCAGCTTGCAAATAACACTTTCTTTAGAAATGCGAATTGCCAGACTTATTGGTATTCAAGAAAGTCATTCGTAACGATGGGTGTGATTAATGAGATTCAAGGTACACATTTTCACGATAGAAGAATTCACTCAAATATAAATTATCATTCTGAGTTTAAAGTAAATCAAATGAGAATTGTTGGTCAAAATAATAGAGAGAACTTACTTGCGGCAATCACTGCTTGTAAGGCCCTAGAAGTTTCAGACAAATCTATTCAAACTTGTATTACAAAATTTCCAGGGATCCCTCATAGACTTGAATTCTTAATGGAAAAGAACGGTGTTGATTTTTATAATGATTCAAAAGCTGAAAATATGAAGGACCTTTGTACTTCAATTAAAGCATTTAAGAAGCAGGTTATCCTAATCGCAGGTGGTAAAGATGTCGAAGACTTTGACTTCGAGCCATACGCTTCAGATATTATTGAGCACACTAGAGTTGTTGTTCTAGTTGGTGAGAGTAAAGAAAGAATGAATAGGGCACTTCAAGAGCATACGCAAACTTTTATTGTCGGATCTTTTGAGGAATCAATTCTTCTTGCTTATCAAAAATCAAGAACGGGAGATGTTATACTACTATCTCCTGGGAATGAAGCGTCTGATTTCTTCAGAGACTATGAAGAGCGTGGAAGTTACTTTAAAAAATTAGTATATCAATTATAG
- the murF gene encoding UDP-N-acetylmuramoyl-tripeptide--D-alanyl-D-alanine ligase produces MFDLKLLNIFDDEMSLSSKSVKLSTDSRSYSGEEVFFCLSGESFDGFNFVEPILGKGCEVIVFKNSEENLFKMEEMSERYDDIVFIGVDSPLLSLQELANARIKEFKSNDGFVFGITGSNGKTTTKEMLTNLLTATFGDEVHATKGNFNNHIGVPLTILAAPENCKYMVVEMGSNHLGEIGTLCKIAEPEFGIISSVGAAHIGLFGSIENIFNEKKSLYDFVLKNETDRSKFVINSDDQNLSRIPSNQKLIKFGTNGEVKTQFLKEEVRVGDSLTLRNKNIQEKYNLNNLISALLLCVNIFPNQTEDFLGAANEYTIPALNRSEWIQKNGKLIFLDAYNANPTSMEAALNSFIENLSRKNIALEKSLFILGDMNELGDYTEVEHKRIGTMLKKAGASQVAFVGRFSEFYQEGFSDGEVYPEKSLLEESWPNLSKKCYAIFIKASRSLQLESLIDIT; encoded by the coding sequence ATGTTTGATTTAAAGTTATTAAATATATTTGATGATGAAATGTCTCTCTCTTCAAAAAGTGTAAAGTTGTCTACCGACTCAAGAAGTTACTCTGGTGAAGAAGTCTTCTTCTGTTTAAGTGGTGAAAGCTTTGATGGATTTAATTTTGTGGAGCCTATTCTTGGAAAAGGTTGTGAAGTTATAGTCTTTAAAAATTCAGAAGAAAACCTATTCAAAATGGAAGAAATGTCAGAACGTTATGATGATATAGTTTTTATTGGCGTAGACTCCCCTCTCTTATCGTTACAAGAATTGGCGAATGCAAGAATTAAAGAGTTTAAAAGTAATGATGGATTTGTTTTTGGAATTACTGGATCAAATGGAAAAACAACAACTAAAGAAATGCTTACAAACTTACTTACGGCTACCTTTGGAGATGAAGTTCATGCGACAAAAGGAAACTTTAACAATCATATTGGAGTTCCTTTAACGATTTTAGCCGCGCCTGAAAACTGTAAGTATATGGTTGTAGAAATGGGTTCTAATCATTTAGGTGAAATAGGAACTCTATGCAAAATTGCTGAACCTGAGTTTGGAATAATTTCAAGCGTTGGTGCAGCTCATATTGGATTATTTGGTAGTATTGAAAATATTTTTAATGAAAAGAAATCTTTGTATGATTTTGTTTTGAAAAATGAAACTGATAGATCAAAATTTGTAATTAATAGTGATGACCAAAATCTCTCTAGAATTCCTTCAAATCAGAAACTAATTAAATTTGGGACAAATGGAGAAGTTAAAACACAATTTTTAAAAGAAGAAGTAAGAGTAGGAGATTCACTAACTCTTAGAAATAAGAATATACAAGAAAAGTATAATTTGAATAATTTAATAAGTGCGCTTCTTCTTTGTGTGAATATATTTCCAAATCAAACAGAAGACTTTTTAGGTGCGGCAAATGAATATACAATTCCAGCCTTAAATAGATCCGAGTGGATTCAAAAAAATGGTAAATTAATCTTTTTGGATGCCTATAATGCAAATCCTACATCAATGGAAGCTGCGCTAAACTCTTTTATTGAAAACCTTTCTAGGAAGAATATAGCTCTCGAGAAATCTTTATTTATTCTTGGAGATATGAATGAGCTTGGCGACTATACAGAGGTCGAACATAAGAGAATTGGGACAATGTTGAAAAAAGCAGGGGCTAGTCAAGTCGCTTTTGTTGGAAGGTTCTCTGAGTTTTATCAAGAGGGATTCTCAGATGGAGAAGTTTATCCTGAGAAGAGCTTACTTGAAGAATCGTGGCCAAATTTGTCAAAAAAGTGTTACGCAATATTTATTAAGGCCAGTCGGTCTTTACAACTTGAGTCACTAATAGATATAACATAG
- a CDS encoding UDP-N-acetylmuramoyl-L-alanyl-D-glutamate--2,6-diaminopimelate ligase, with amino-acid sequence MNNLDISNLLKPFLENEIISLESTIIDATTNLQSASDDSICFYHIGDTSDAKTLFLERLKKTKCRNLILSKNIEVEDANIWVIGHENFLSAQEEIANHLFPNENKIKIAGITGTNGKTTVSFLAMQMSSLLGSPAISIGTIGIRSLEKTLEEDILSTTPSYLELRKIIHKYQDTYKYIFMEVSSHALAQKRLSSIELEFSAWTSFSQDHLDYHKNYQDYFNAKLKILDSTKNKEITIPSTEVDLREKLADAGVVVDLVSPLFDESIDIGFRASYNQANLAVAKRLVERITNKKVSENILRKLTLPAGRFESISYGDHIIIIDYAHTPDALDNICSTIKTDFSDFNLRVVFGCGGDRDRLKRPLMGQAVSKYADSIIVTSDNPRSEVPSEIIDNIVPGISVEFKREDDRRKAIGLSLSDLASKTVVLIAGKGHEEYQDVKGEKHHFSDREEVLKFISERENV; translated from the coding sequence ATGAATAATTTAGATATAAGTAACCTTTTAAAACCTTTCTTAGAAAATGAAATCATTTCTCTTGAATCTACAATCATAGATGCGACAACAAATTTACAGTCGGCCTCAGATGATTCTATATGCTTCTATCATATAGGAGATACTTCTGATGCTAAGACACTCTTTCTCGAAAGATTAAAGAAAACAAAATGTAGAAACTTAATTCTTTCTAAGAATATAGAAGTTGAAGACGCGAATATTTGGGTTATCGGTCATGAAAATTTTTTAAGTGCACAAGAAGAAATTGCAAATCATCTCTTCCCTAATGAGAATAAAATAAAGATTGCCGGTATTACAGGAACTAACGGAAAGACAACGGTTAGCTTTCTCGCGATGCAGATGTCAAGTTTACTGGGAAGTCCCGCTATTTCAATTGGAACAATTGGAATCAGATCTTTAGAAAAAACTTTAGAAGAAGATATACTAAGCACAACTCCAAGTTATCTTGAACTTAGAAAAATTATTCATAAGTATCAAGATACGTACAAGTATATATTTATGGAAGTGAGCTCTCATGCATTAGCACAAAAAAGACTTTCAAGTATAGAGTTGGAGTTTTCAGCGTGGACTAGCTTTTCTCAGGATCATCTTGATTACCATAAGAATTATCAAGATTACTTTAATGCGAAATTGAAGATTCTTGATAGCACAAAGAATAAAGAGATTACTATCCCCTCAACAGAGGTAGACTTGCGAGAGAAGTTAGCAGACGCAGGGGTTGTTGTTGACTTAGTATCACCTCTCTTTGATGAAAGCATTGATATTGGATTTAGGGCCAGCTATAATCAAGCAAATTTAGCGGTTGCAAAGAGACTTGTAGAAAGAATCACGAATAAAAAAGTAAGTGAAAATATTCTTAGAAAGCTGACTCTTCCTGCTGGAAGATTTGAATCCATTTCATATGGAGATCATATTATTATTATTGATTACGCACATACTCCAGATGCCCTAGATAATATTTGCAGTACAATTAAAACTGACTTCTCTGACTTTAACTTAAGAGTTGTCTTTGGTTGTGGTGGGGATAGGGATAGACTTAAACGTCCTCTGATGGGACAAGCGGTTTCAAAGTATGCAGACAGTATCATCGTAACTTCTGATAATCCTCGAAGTGAAGTGCCTAGTGAAATTATTGATAATATTGTCCCAGGAATTAGCGTTGAATTTAAAAGAGAAGATGATAGAAGAAAGGCCATAGGTCTTTCGCTATCGGATTTAGCGAGTAAAACAGTTGTTCTTATTGCAGGTAAAGGGCATGAAGAGTATCAAGACGTGAAGGGTGAGAAACATCATTTTTCAGATAGAGAAGAAGTCTTAAAGTTTATCAGTGAGAGAGAAAATGTTTGA